In Rubrobacter radiotolerans DSM 5868, a genomic segment contains:
- a CDS encoding sugar phosphate nucleotidyltransferase → MQAIILVGGLGTRLRPITYDVPKALVPIRNKPFLGYTVDLLRDAGIDGMILSLGYMPDPIQSYIAAREDLADFTVDYAVEDHALGTAGGVKNAEGFLRDDGPVVVLNGDVLTGMNLRAALERHRESGAQATIALTSVEDPTAYGLVEVEHDMKVRRFLEKPSPDEITTNLINAGVYVLEREVFDAIPARREVSIEREIFPRLQEEGRLYAHVSSSYWRDIGTPRSYLAASNDVLSGAVGAREGFRYVSVPESTAVGKNAKILPPVAVGEGCEISDLATVGGRVSLGRGCRIGEGAVVEGSILLDGAVVEAGAVVRGSILGPESRVGAGAIVRGLSVLGARSVVGGGNVLDNGLRLNPEVELPPKSINF, encoded by the coding sequence TTGCAGGCGATAATCCTCGTTGGCGGCCTCGGCACGCGTCTCAGGCCCATCACATACGACGTTCCGAAGGCTCTGGTCCCGATCCGCAACAAGCCCTTCCTCGGCTACACGGTAGACCTCCTAAGAGACGCCGGGATAGACGGGATGATCCTCTCGCTCGGCTACATGCCGGACCCGATACAGAGCTACATCGCCGCGCGTGAGGACCTTGCGGACTTCACGGTCGACTACGCCGTCGAGGATCACGCCCTCGGGACGGCGGGCGGGGTAAAGAACGCCGAGGGGTTTCTGCGGGACGACGGGCCCGTCGTGGTGCTCAACGGGGACGTTCTCACCGGGATGAACCTCCGGGCCGCGCTGGAGCGCCACCGGGAGTCCGGGGCTCAGGCGACAATAGCCCTCACGAGCGTCGAGGACCCGACGGCCTACGGGCTCGTCGAGGTCGAGCACGACATGAAGGTGAGGCGGTTTCTCGAGAAGCCCTCGCCGGACGAGATCACGACAAACCTCATAAACGCCGGGGTCTACGTGCTCGAACGGGAGGTCTTCGACGCCATCCCGGCCAGACGCGAGGTCTCCATCGAGCGGGAGATCTTCCCCCGCCTCCAGGAGGAGGGGAGGCTCTACGCGCACGTCTCAAGCTCCTACTGGCGGGACATCGGGACCCCGAGAAGCTACCTGGCCGCCTCGAACGACGTGCTCTCCGGGGCGGTCGGAGCGCGGGAGGGCTTCAGGTACGTGAGCGTCCCGGAGTCCACCGCCGTAGGGAAGAACGCAAAGATACTGCCGCCGGTCGCGGTCGGGGAGGGGTGCGAGATAAGCGACCTGGCGACCGTCGGCGGCAGGGTCTCGCTCGGACGCGGGTGCCGCATCGGGGAGGGCGCGGTCGTCGAGGGGAGCATCCTGCTCGACGGAGCCGTCGTCGAGGCCGGGGCGGTGGTGCGGGGCTCCATTCTCGGTCCCGAGTCGCGCGTCGGGGCGGGGGCTATTGTCCGCGGGCTCTCGGTGCTCGGCGCGAGAAGCGTTGTCGGAGGCGGGAACGTCCTCGACAACGGCCTGCGCCTCAACCCCGAGGTCGAGCTCCCCCCGAAGAGCATCAACTTCTAG
- a CDS encoding NADH-quinone oxidoreductase subunit N yields MDGLVTAQSFVALLPELIVGVFLILTLLVGVFAESPGAKQLASGLAPFGVVSAFVATVFLLASGFSGTFFGDGFVVDSFALYVKLVVLGAAFFSMLAAGRFANRSGDGPEYVTLMLSVVFGALLLVSMRDLFGLFLAIELATIPSYALVAFDRRRPQSAEGGMKYLVTGVVASSVLLYGIVLVYGFAGSAAFPEIAAAYSEGLSPVALLGLALFVSGLAFKLSAAPFHFWTPDAYQGAPTSAAAFLSVAPKAAFFAVLLRVLVEAMPDATVVWTALIGVLAIITMFTGNLLALRQTSVRRMLAYSSVAHSGYVLAAIAAVQGAGANLGVQAVLIYVTAYAVMNLGAFFVVDLVGEDFKAYNGLFRTHPVLALSMGAFMAALVGIPPFSGFFGKMWVILAGVQSGSTLVYVVVGAVVVNSVISLPYYFAVFRNMFLEEPAGTGPGRADGLLLFSVYTLAALTTLFVVFVGLLATLTGGAGLL; encoded by the coding sequence GTGGACGGTCTTGTAACGGCGCAGTCTTTTGTCGCTCTTCTCCCGGAGCTTATCGTCGGGGTCTTCCTTATCCTCACGCTCCTTGTCGGGGTCTTTGCCGAGTCTCCGGGGGCGAAGCAGCTCGCCTCGGGTCTCGCGCCCTTCGGGGTCGTCTCGGCGTTTGTCGCAACGGTCTTTCTGCTCGCCTCGGGCTTCTCGGGGACGTTCTTCGGGGACGGTTTCGTCGTTGACAGCTTCGCGCTCTACGTAAAGCTCGTGGTGCTCGGCGCGGCGTTCTTCTCGATGCTCGCCGCCGGACGCTTCGCGAACCGCTCGGGCGACGGGCCGGAGTACGTTACGCTCATGCTCTCGGTTGTCTTCGGGGCGCTCCTTCTCGTCTCGATGCGCGACCTCTTCGGGCTCTTTCTTGCAATAGAGCTTGCAACGATCCCATCCTACGCCCTCGTCGCCTTCGACCGGCGTCGGCCCCAGAGCGCGGAGGGCGGCATGAAGTACCTCGTAACCGGGGTCGTCGCCTCCTCGGTGCTGCTCTACGGAATAGTCCTCGTCTACGGCTTCGCCGGGTCGGCGGCCTTCCCGGAGATCGCTGCGGCCTACTCTGAAGGGCTCTCGCCGGTCGCTCTTCTCGGGCTCGCGCTCTTCGTGAGCGGCCTCGCCTTCAAGCTCTCGGCCGCGCCCTTCCACTTCTGGACCCCGGACGCCTACCAGGGCGCCCCGACAAGCGCGGCGGCCTTTCTCTCCGTCGCTCCGAAGGCGGCGTTCTTCGCCGTTCTTTTGCGCGTCCTTGTCGAGGCCATGCCCGACGCGACCGTTGTCTGGACCGCGCTCATCGGCGTGCTCGCGATAATCACGATGTTCACCGGGAACCTTCTCGCTCTGCGCCAGACGAGCGTCAGGCGCATGCTCGCCTACTCCTCCGTTGCGCATTCGGGCTACGTCCTCGCCGCCATCGCCGCCGTTCAGGGCGCGGGCGCGAACCTCGGGGTGCAGGCGGTCCTGATCTACGTAACCGCTTACGCGGTAATGAACCTCGGGGCGTTCTTTGTGGTGGACCTCGTCGGGGAGGACTTCAAGGCGTACAACGGTCTGTTCCGGACGCATCCGGTGCTTGCGCTCTCGATGGGAGCGTTCATGGCCGCGCTCGTGGGCATTCCGCCGTTTAGCGGCTTCTTCGGGAAGATGTGGGTGATCCTCGCCGGAGTCCAGTCGGGCTCGACGCTCGTGTACGTGGTCGTCGGGGCGGTCGTGGTGAACAGCGTTATAAGCCTTCCGTACTACTTCGCGGTCTTCCGCAACATGTTCCTTGAGGAGCCTGCGGGCACGGGGCCGGGGCGGGCGGACGGGCTGCTTCTCTTCTCGGTCTACACGCTCGCGGCCCTGACGACGCTGTTTGTGGTCTTTGTCGGGCTGCTCGCGACGCTGACGGGCGGGGCGGGGCTGTTGTAG
- a CDS encoding complex I subunit 4 family protein — protein sequence MITTIIIFLPLLGALFVSLLPGDERTVRAAALAVAGVPLALALYVYFAFGDNLGAAPLSQDVAWIDALGIGYRVGLDGLGFGMFLLTALLTFLAVLASWQITTGLRQYFALLFVAEVGMLGVFAAQDLVLFYIFFELTLIPMYLMVGIWGDENRRPAALKFFIFTFFGSTTMLAGFLALGILGGTFSIPGLEGGAGLSATAQIAIAAPVLLGLLVKVPAVPLHGWLLDVYTSSPTSTNVVLSGVLPKLGTIGLLKVALPLLPDGVAPYLPYIAAFGAVNVVYGAFAAFLQTDLKALVAYSSIGTLGFILLGVGAANAVGLNGAVLQQVTHGIYSSLLFILVGIFASRTGTRKISELGGLVGRMPWAAGLFAVGGLAAMGLPGFAVFVSEFMTIMGGYEAYPVQGFIAALGVLLGAIYLLYMMRNVIYGPITKPAYNDLKDASPVEMAAILPLSLLLLVLGFFPALLVSVQQPAVQSVVGLLGGGA from the coding sequence GTGATAACGACGATCATCATCTTTCTGCCGCTTCTCGGGGCTCTCTTCGTCTCGCTTCTTCCGGGCGACGAGCGGACGGTCCGGGCGGCCGCGCTCGCCGTCGCCGGGGTCCCGCTCGCGCTCGCGCTCTACGTCTACTTCGCGTTCGGTGACAACCTCGGTGCCGCGCCGCTCTCGCAGGACGTGGCGTGGATCGACGCTCTCGGCATCGGCTACCGGGTCGGGCTCGACGGGCTCGGGTTCGGTATGTTCCTGCTCACGGCGCTTCTCACGTTCCTTGCGGTGCTCGCCTCGTGGCAGATCACGACCGGCCTGCGGCAGTACTTCGCGCTCCTCTTCGTTGCCGAGGTCGGGATGCTCGGGGTCTTCGCCGCTCAGGACCTCGTCCTTTTCTACATCTTCTTCGAGCTTACCCTTATCCCGATGTACCTCATGGTCGGGATCTGGGGTGACGAGAACCGCCGTCCGGCGGCGCTGAAGTTCTTTATCTTCACCTTCTTCGGCTCCACCACGATGCTCGCGGGCTTTCTTGCGCTCGGCATCCTCGGCGGGACGTTCTCCATCCCGGGTCTCGAAGGGGGGGCGGGGCTCTCGGCGACGGCGCAGATCGCCATCGCCGCTCCGGTCCTTCTCGGGCTGCTCGTGAAGGTGCCTGCGGTCCCGCTTCACGGCTGGCTGCTCGACGTCTACACTTCGAGCCCGACCTCGACGAACGTCGTTCTCTCCGGGGTCCTACCGAAGCTCGGGACGATCGGTCTCCTGAAGGTCGCGCTGCCCCTGCTTCCGGACGGCGTGGCGCCTTACCTGCCGTATATCGCGGCGTTCGGAGCGGTGAACGTGGTCTACGGGGCGTTCGCGGCGTTCCTCCAGACGGATCTCAAGGCGCTCGTTGCGTACTCCTCGATCGGGACGCTCGGGTTTATCCTGCTCGGGGTCGGGGCGGCGAACGCGGTCGGCCTGAACGGAGCGGTGTTGCAGCAGGTTACGCACGGGATCTACTCCTCGCTCCTGTTCATCCTCGTGGGTATCTTCGCGAGCCGGACCGGGACGCGGAAGATCTCGGAACTCGGGGGCCTTGTCGGGCGCATGCCCTGGGCTGCGGGGCTCTTCGCGGTCGGGGGACTCGCGGCGATGGGCCTGCCGGGCTTTGCGGTCTTTGTTTCGGAGTTCATGACGATCATGGGCGGGTACGAGGCGTACCCGGTGCAGGGCTTCATCGCCGCGCTCGGGGTGCTTCTCGGGGCGATCTACCTGCTCTACATGATGCGGAACGTGATCTACGGCCCGATAACCAAGCCGGCCTACAACGACCTGAAAGACGCGAGCCCGGTCGAAATGGCGGCTATTCTGCCGCTCTCGCTGCTGCTGCTCGTTCTCGGCTTCTTCCCGGCGCTCCTCGTGAGCGTGCAGCAACCGGCGGTCCAGTCGGTCGTCGGGCTCCTCGGAGGTGGTGCGTAA
- the nuoL gene encoding NADH-quinone oxidoreductase subunit L — translation MTSVGQQLIITAIPAIPFIVFFLLVIFGRVLKENAQYLSVFGIVFSLVFSIFALYTVVSTGQPIEFSVNWVDLGPGGSFSFGILVDAWAAVMLIIVCVVSLMVQLFSGGFMEGHPRFAWYYAVATIFSGSMLALVVSTNFIQAYFFWELVGATSYLIHGFYFEKNEATYAAQKAFIVNRVADAALLIGIIILWRGAGTTSFEGIAQAAQVGFIDQGTLTVALLFIFLGVTGKSAQLPLHVWLKNAMQGPTPLSALIHAAAMILSGVYLFSRTYDIFVQSATAMAVAAFIGGVTAFMAATMALVQKDIKYIIAYSTISQLGYVTLGLGVGAYSAALFHIYNHAFFKSLLFLMAGALGYALGTYSMEKMGGLRRRMPVTFWSIVIASLSLAGIFPLAGFWSKDAIIAETLAGGHYFLFALAISTVFMTAFYMFRGVFLCFFGEPRSEEARNAREVPGIMAVPMIILAVLSVASGWVGIPSGFGLPVPDLWDTYITPSTFAEGVLALEPHGFSYLLAGISVLIALAGIATAYLLVVSRPELAASLGRRFPRAHAFLLNGWYFDELYDRLFVRPAFAIGRGVKRFDDRVIRGGSEGLGRAARGLGGLIGRTQTGGVQNYVLFILGGVFLIGVVVGAFAVGAQYVALAAVILAAITLGTFVVGARL, via the coding sequence ATGACATCCGTGGGTCAGCAGCTGATCATAACCGCCATCCCGGCGATCCCGTTCATCGTCTTCTTTCTGCTCGTCATCTTCGGGCGGGTCCTGAAGGAGAACGCGCAGTACCTCTCGGTCTTCGGCATAGTCTTCTCGCTCGTCTTCTCTATCTTCGCGCTCTACACCGTTGTCTCAACGGGCCAGCCGATTGAGTTCTCGGTTAACTGGGTGGACCTGGGGCCGGGCGGGTCGTTCTCGTTCGGCATCCTGGTGGACGCCTGGGCGGCGGTGATGCTCATCATCGTCTGCGTCGTGAGCCTGATGGTGCAGCTCTTCTCCGGCGGGTTTATGGAGGGGCATCCGCGCTTTGCGTGGTACTACGCGGTCGCGACGATCTTCTCCGGCTCGATGCTCGCGCTCGTGGTCTCGACGAACTTTATCCAGGCGTACTTTTTCTGGGAGCTCGTCGGGGCGACGTCGTACCTGATCCACGGCTTCTACTTCGAGAAGAACGAAGCGACCTACGCTGCGCAGAAGGCGTTTATCGTGAACCGGGTCGCGGACGCGGCTCTGCTTATCGGGATCATCATCCTCTGGCGCGGGGCTGGGACGACCTCGTTCGAGGGGATAGCCCAGGCCGCGCAGGTCGGGTTTATAGACCAGGGGACGCTCACGGTCGCGCTCCTGTTTATCTTTCTCGGGGTTACGGGCAAGAGCGCGCAGCTACCCCTGCACGTCTGGCTGAAGAACGCCATGCAGGGTCCGACGCCGCTCTCGGCGCTTATCCACGCGGCGGCCATGATCCTCTCCGGCGTCTACCTTTTCTCGCGGACCTACGACATCTTCGTGCAGTCGGCTACGGCGATGGCGGTCGCGGCGTTTATCGGGGGGGTTACGGCGTTCATGGCGGCGACGATGGCGCTCGTCCAGAAGGACATCAAGTACATCATCGCCTACTCGACGATAAGCCAGCTCGGCTACGTTACGCTCGGGCTCGGGGTCGGGGCGTACTCGGCGGCCCTGTTCCACATCTACAACCACGCGTTCTTCAAGTCGCTCCTCTTCCTTATGGCCGGAGCTCTCGGGTACGCGCTCGGGACGTACAGCATGGAGAAGATGGGCGGCCTGAGACGCCGGATGCCGGTAACGTTCTGGTCCATCGTTATCGCCTCGCTGTCGCTGGCGGGGATCTTCCCGCTCGCCGGGTTCTGGTCGAAGGACGCGATAATCGCCGAGACGCTCGCGGGCGGGCACTACTTCCTCTTTGCGCTTGCGATCTCGACGGTTTTCATGACGGCGTTCTACATGTTCCGGGGGGTCTTTCTGTGCTTCTTTGGCGAGCCCCGGAGCGAGGAGGCCCGCAACGCCCGGGAGGTGCCGGGCATCATGGCGGTGCCCATGATCATCCTCGCCGTGCTGTCGGTCGCCTCGGGATGGGTCGGTATACCTTCGGGGTTCGGTTTGCCGGTCCCGGACCTCTGGGACACGTACATTACCCCGAGCACGTTCGCCGAGGGGGTGCTCGCCCTAGAGCCGCACGGCTTCAGCTACCTGCTCGCCGGTATATCGGTCCTGATCGCCCTCGCCGGGATCGCAACCGCCTACCTGCTCGTCGTCTCGCGGCCGGAGCTTGCGGCCTCCCTCGGGAGACGGTTCCCGAGAGCGCACGCGTTCCTCCTGAACGGCTGGTACTTCGATGAGCTGTACGACCGGCTCTTCGTGCGTCCGGCCTTTGCGATCGGGCGGGGCGTCAAGCGCTTTGACGATCGGGTGATCCGGGGCGGCTCCGAGGGGCTCGGACGCGCGGCGCGCGGGCTCGGGGGCCTGATCGGCCGCACGCAGACCGGAGGGGTGCAGAACTACGTGCTGTTTATCCTCGGCGGGGTGTTCCTGATCGGGGTCGTCGTCGGGGCGTTCGCGGTCGGGGCGCAGTACGTTGCGCTTGCGGCGGTGATCCTCGCTGCGATAACGCTCGGCACCTTCGTCGTGGGGGCGCGGCTGTGA
- the nuoK gene encoding NADH-quinone oxidoreductase subunit NuoK: MSSFFEALNAQVPLEGYLVVAAVMFAIGAWGALIRRNAVVLFMCVELMINAVNLTLVAFSDFLPGAGGLGANYAVLVIAIAAAEVAVGLAIVLAVFRTRRTVNIDEVNTMRG; the protein is encoded by the coding sequence TTGAGCAGCTTTTTCGAGGCGCTGAACGCGCAGGTGCCGCTCGAAGGGTACCTCGTCGTCGCGGCGGTGATGTTCGCCATCGGGGCGTGGGGAGCGCTTATCCGGCGCAACGCGGTCGTCCTGTTCATGTGCGTGGAGCTTATGATCAACGCCGTCAACCTGACGCTCGTCGCGTTCTCGGACTTTCTTCCGGGGGCGGGAGGTCTCGGGGCGAACTACGCGGTGCTCGTGATAGCCATCGCCGCCGCGGAAGTCGCGGTCGGACTTGCTATAGTGCTCGCGGTCTTCCGCACGAGGCGGACGGTCAACATCGACGAAGTCAACACGATGAGGGGCTAG
- a CDS encoding NADH-quinone oxidoreductase subunit J, with translation MFGFLAGMTLACALGVVLSRNVVHSALFMSGSFLAVAGFFVVLGAPVLAAFQVLVYVGAVTVVILFGIMFTQKPQVRRFSTIMNRQVWAGLLVALGVGGLLSVVLVAEDWGNVAPGQGNRDVVAFSEGLLGVAPGAGIFVLLFEVAAVLLLVAMIAAIVISRRKPGEGEDLRPDREGPEGIGSARSGS, from the coding sequence GTGTTCGGTTTCCTTGCGGGGATGACGCTCGCGTGTGCGCTCGGGGTCGTGCTCAGCCGCAACGTAGTCCATTCGGCTCTGTTTATGAGCGGGTCGTTTCTTGCCGTGGCGGGCTTTTTCGTAGTGCTCGGTGCTCCGGTGCTCGCGGCGTTTCAGGTGCTCGTGTACGTCGGGGCGGTTACGGTCGTGATCCTGTTCGGCATCATGTTCACGCAGAAGCCGCAGGTCCGGCGGTTCTCGACGATCATGAACCGCCAGGTCTGGGCGGGGCTGCTCGTCGCGCTCGGGGTCGGGGGACTGCTCTCGGTCGTGCTCGTCGCCGAGGACTGGGGGAACGTCGCCCCCGGTCAGGGCAACCGGGACGTCGTGGCCTTCTCGGAGGGGCTTCTCGGGGTCGCTCCGGGGGCGGGGATCTTTGTCCTGCTCTTCGAGGTCGCGGCGGTGCTCTTGCTCGTGGCGATGATCGCCGCGATCGTTATCAGTCGCAGAAAGCCCGGCGAGGGTGAGGACCTGCGCCCCGACCGGGAGGGACCGGAGGGCATCGGCAGCGCAAGGAGCGGAAGTTGA
- a CDS encoding NuoI/complex I 23 kDa subunit family protein, whose product MPQLGQGILKGMSITLRNLVRPKITRQYPEFKRELPERTRGMLTVDMDRCIACLQCMRICPDHCISIDQTKRDFDGSGKPKPFAVGFVIDDSRCMYCSLCVEVCPVNCIYHTEEFEAQAYNRLELARQFGERPVDPTVDPTPPRRAKKSPTGKAGAKAAGKGAAGKGAAKDGAERPRSSRREKSGEDAA is encoded by the coding sequence ATGCCACAGCTAGGACAGGGGATTCTCAAGGGGATGAGCATAACGCTCAGGAACCTTGTCAGGCCCAAGATCACCCGCCAGTACCCGGAGTTCAAGCGCGAGCTGCCGGAGCGCACCCGCGGGATGCTCACGGTGGACATGGACCGCTGCATCGCGTGTCTGCAATGCATGCGGATCTGCCCGGACCACTGCATCTCCATCGACCAGACGAAGCGCGACTTCGACGGTTCGGGGAAGCCCAAGCCCTTCGCGGTCGGTTTCGTTATAGACGACTCGCGCTGCATGTACTGCTCCCTGTGCGTCGAGGTCTGCCCGGTTAACTGCATCTACCACACCGAGGAGTTCGAGGCACAGGCCTACAACCGCCTGGAGCTCGCCCGGCAGTTCGGCGAGCGTCCCGTCGACCCGACCGTTGACCCGACCCCGCCCCGCCGGGCAAAGAAGTCCCCGACGGGCAAAGCCGGTGCGAAGGCCGCTGGCAAGGGAGCTGCTGGCAAGGGAGCCGCGAAGGACGGCGCGGAGCGGCCGAGGAGTTCAAGGCGGGAGAAGAGCGGGGAGGACGCGGCTTGA
- the nuoH gene encoding NADH-quinone oxidoreductase subunit NuoH, whose product MEFLSFLNQEPWRFILAAGAVLFLVLNTSAVLVMAERKVAGYFQLRFGPNRVGPRGLLQPVADVLKLLTKENTAPGRADMWIFLGAPVAMLLPVALAWLVVPFAPETVVADLNVAILFFFAITSVGALGVIMAGYGSRSNFSLLGALRGAAQMISYEVPLILSLLGVVMLTGSFSLVDVVNAQAGGFWNWYFLPQLPMFVAFYIAALAETKRVPFDLPEGESEIVGGYMIEYSGMTWALIQAAEFAGMGLMSAVTTTLFLGGWQPPLEFLDLGQFNWIWFGLKTSLIIFTFQWIRWSIPRLRMDQLMDLGWKVLTPLTLVWLVLTAGAMLVF is encoded by the coding sequence GTGGAGTTCCTGAGCTTCCTCAACCAGGAGCCCTGGCGCTTCATCCTCGCGGCCGGGGCGGTCCTGTTCCTCGTGCTCAATACCTCGGCCGTGCTCGTTATGGCCGAGCGGAAGGTCGCCGGGTACTTCCAGCTCCGGTTCGGCCCGAACCGGGTCGGGCCGCGGGGGCTTCTTCAGCCGGTCGCGGACGTCTTGAAGCTCCTTACAAAGGAGAACACCGCGCCGGGACGGGCGGATATGTGGATCTTTCTCGGCGCACCGGTGGCGATGCTCCTTCCGGTCGCGCTTGCGTGGCTCGTGGTGCCGTTCGCGCCGGAGACGGTCGTTGCGGACCTGAACGTGGCGATACTGTTCTTTTTTGCGATAACGTCGGTGGGGGCGCTCGGGGTGATCATGGCCGGCTACGGGAGCCGGTCGAACTTCTCGCTTCTCGGGGCGCTTCGGGGGGCGGCGCAGATGATCTCCTACGAGGTCCCGCTTATCCTGAGCCTTCTCGGGGTCGTGATGCTCACGGGCTCGTTCTCGCTCGTCGACGTGGTCAACGCGCAGGCAGGGGGCTTCTGGAACTGGTACTTCCTGCCTCAACTCCCGATGTTCGTAGCGTTCTACATAGCCGCTCTGGCGGAGACCAAGCGCGTGCCGTTCGACCTGCCGGAGGGGGAGAGCGAGATCGTCGGGGGGTACATGATCGAGTACTCCGGCATGACGTGGGCGCTGATTCAGGCGGCGGAGTTCGCCGGGATGGGGCTTATGAGCGCGGTAACGACGACGCTCTTTCTCGGGGGCTGGCAGCCGCCGCTTGAGTTTCTCGACCTCGGGCAGTTCAACTGGATCTGGTTCGGCCTGAAGACCTCGCTCATTATCTTTACCTTTCAGTGGATCCGGTGGTCCATCCCGCGCCTCAGGATGGATCAGCTCATGGACCTCGGCTGGAAGGTGCTTACGCCCCTGACCCTCGTCTGGCTCGTCCTTACGGCCGGGGCAATGCTCGTCTTCTAG
- a CDS encoding NADH-quinone oxidoreductase subunit D, protein MLGERRGQRTGALVLSGRQSARLADPDIRDEFGLEAMDMNMGPQHPAMHGLLRLILELDGETVVRCDPVMGYLHRSQEKIAENRMYPQVIPLTDRLDYLASMFNEHGYCLAVEDLLDVEIPPRAEYLRVLVSELMRLASHIPSLGFLMLELGAFTPILYAFREREKVQSFFEAICGARMMFHYIRIGGVKADVPPGLLEEIYEYVDGLGARFQSDIVDLIVGNEIYVSRTRGVGRMTPEQAVEIGVTGPPLRGTGVSFDARRDYPYSVYPELDFDVITDEAGDVAASYRVRIGEVFESIRLIKQVIEKMPEGAVLGDTGRRLRPKEGDGFGRVESPRGEFAVHIVSDGSDSPYRVHYRDPSFANMMLLQEIVPGHYLPDIMPIMGMIDPVSGGWDK, encoded by the coding sequence ATGCTCGGGGAGCGGAGGGGGCAGAGGACCGGGGCGCTTGTCCTCAGCGGTCGCCAGAGCGCGCGCCTAGCCGACCCGGATATCCGGGACGAGTTCGGCCTTGAGGCGATGGACATGAACATGGGGCCGCAGCACCCGGCGATGCACGGTCTCCTGCGGCTTATCCTGGAGCTCGACGGCGAGACGGTGGTGCGGTGCGACCCGGTTATGGGCTACCTGCACCGCTCGCAGGAGAAGATCGCCGAGAACCGGATGTACCCGCAGGTCATCCCGCTCACCGACAGGCTCGACTACCTGGCGAGCATGTTCAACGAGCACGGCTACTGCCTGGCGGTCGAGGACCTGCTCGACGTGGAGATACCGCCGCGGGCGGAGTACCTGCGCGTGCTCGTGAGCGAGCTTATGCGCCTTGCGAGCCATATCCCGTCGCTCGGGTTCCTTATGCTGGAGCTTGGAGCGTTTACGCCCATCCTGTATGCGTTCCGCGAGCGGGAGAAGGTCCAGAGCTTCTTTGAGGCGATCTGCGGCGCAAGGATGATGTTCCACTACATCAGGATCGGCGGGGTGAAGGCCGACGTGCCGCCCGGGCTGCTTGAGGAGATCTACGAGTACGTGGACGGGCTCGGGGCGCGCTTTCAGTCGGACATCGTGGACCTTATCGTCGGGAACGAGATCTACGTCTCCCGCACGAGGGGCGTCGGGCGGATGACGCCGGAGCAGGCCGTTGAGATCGGGGTTACGGGACCGCCGCTTCGGGGGACGGGCGTCTCGTTCGATGCGCGGCGCGACTACCCCTACAGCGTCTACCCGGAGCTCGACTTCGACGTGATCACCGACGAGGCCGGAGACGTCGCGGCGAGCTACCGGGTCCGCATCGGCGAGGTCTTCGAGAGCATCCGGCTGATCAAGCAGGTTATCGAGAAGATGCCCGAGGGGGCGGTCCTCGGCGACACGGGGCGCAGGCTCCGGCCGAAGGAGGGCGACGGGTTCGGGCGGGTGGAGAGCCCGCGCGGGGAGTTCGCGGTGCACATCGTCTCGGACGGCTCGGACTCGCCCTACCGGGTCCACTACCGCGACCCGAGCTTCGCGAACATGATGCTGCTTCAGGAGATCGTCCCGGGGCATTACCTGCCGGACATCATGCCGATAATGGGCATGATCGACCCGGTGAGCGGGGGGTGGGACAAGTAG
- a CDS encoding NADH-quinone oxidoreductase subunit C has protein sequence MAVRLPEGDLGKRLDGYLEGFGNRHGLESGEVVGNAVKITIRPGDIRSVLATAREELGILHLSFITVVDEKGSFRLVYELLDLRGGVVKVETRIEGEEPVIDSVVRVYPTANWHEREAYDMFGVAFRGHPDLRRTYMWQDHFDHHPLLKEFEINTKRTFEGLR, from the coding sequence ATGGCCGTTCGGCTGCCGGAGGGCGACCTCGGGAAGCGTCTCGACGGCTACCTGGAGGGGTTCGGGAATCGGCACGGCCTCGAGTCGGGCGAGGTCGTCGGAAACGCGGTGAAGATAACGATTCGGCCAGGAGACATCCGGTCGGTGCTCGCGACGGCGCGCGAGGAGCTCGGGATACTGCACCTCTCGTTTATCACGGTGGTTGACGAGAAGGGGAGCTTCAGGCTCGTCTACGAGCTGCTCGACCTGCGGGGCGGCGTCGTGAAGGTGGAAACGCGCATCGAGGGAGAGGAACCGGTCATCGACTCGGTGGTGCGGGTCTACCCGACGGCGAACTGGCACGAGCGGGAGGCCTACGACATGTTTGGGGTTGCGTTCCGGGGGCATCCCGACCTGAGGAGGACGTATATGTGGCAGGACCACTTCGACCACCACCCGCTCTTGAAGGAGTTCGAGATCAACACGAAGCGCACCTTCGAGGGGCTGCGCTGA